One Bacteroidales bacterium DNA segment encodes these proteins:
- the dnaG gene encoding DNA primase — protein sequence MIDQHTVDRIITAADITEVVGDFVTLKKRGVNFLGLCPFHNEKTPSFTVSPAKGIFKCFGCGKGGNSVNFIMEHEHMSYVEALKFLAHKYHIEVVEKEVTPEDLLQRNERESLMVVTAYAQRYFGDTLHKHSDGKTIGMAYFRERNFRDDIIEKFQLGYCLDQRDAFTRTAIREGYKLDYLVKTGLTVLHNEDSFDRFQGRVMFPIHSVSGRVIAFGGRILKTDKKFAKYLNSPESEIYHKSNVLYGIFHAKKSITQENKCFLVEGYTDVISLHQAGIENVVASSGTSLTIDQIKLIKRFTPNVTILYDGDAAGIKASLRGIDLVLEEGLNVKVALLPEGEDPDSYARTHSASEVLDFIAKNETDFIAFKTRLLLDDAKSDPIKRAGLISDIVRSIAVIPDSITRSVYIKECSNLLDIQENVLYAEVGSNRRKKMEQVLGKIPAESEIKTTPLPGFVSNIFCEEQEKEIVYFLLRHGNVVFWKPEPTDENQDIPSVSIGQYIINEILNDDLDFKNLVYQKIFNDYLTQLEANPEVDIHYFVNHPDSQIGQVTADFLSNPYSLSKIWVNHEDFSEDDETFLHHAIPKSILVFKLKVLKIADKKLLMELPKLNPQQVEETNNILTKIRELKIIINQISKELDRNLL from the coding sequence ATGATAGACCAACACACCGTAGATAGAATTATTACTGCAGCCGATATTACCGAGGTGGTTGGCGATTTTGTTACCCTAAAAAAGAGGGGTGTGAATTTTCTTGGGCTTTGCCCGTTCCATAATGAGAAAACCCCTTCGTTTACAGTTAGCCCTGCTAAAGGAATTTTCAAGTGCTTTGGTTGTGGGAAGGGTGGAAATTCCGTGAATTTTATCATGGAGCATGAGCACATGAGCTACGTTGAAGCGCTCAAGTTCCTTGCCCATAAATATCATATTGAGGTTGTTGAGAAGGAGGTTACTCCTGAAGATCTTCTTCAGCGTAACGAACGTGAGAGTTTAATGGTGGTTACCGCTTATGCACAGCGATATTTCGGCGATACCCTACATAAACACTCGGATGGAAAGACCATTGGTATGGCTTACTTCCGTGAGCGAAACTTCCGCGATGATATCATCGAAAAATTTCAACTTGGATATTGTTTGGATCAACGTGATGCCTTTACTCGCACAGCAATTCGCGAAGGTTACAAACTCGATTATCTTGTTAAAACAGGGCTCACCGTTCTGCATAACGAGGATTCATTCGATAGATTTCAGGGGAGGGTAATGTTTCCCATTCACAGCGTAAGCGGCAGGGTTATTGCCTTTGGAGGGAGAATTCTTAAAACCGATAAGAAATTTGCTAAATACCTCAACAGCCCCGAAAGCGAAATTTACCATAAAAGTAATGTCCTATACGGTATTTTTCATGCTAAAAAGTCAATTACTCAGGAGAATAAATGCTTTTTGGTTGAGGGGTACACAGATGTAATATCGCTTCATCAGGCGGGAATTGAAAACGTGGTTGCCAGCTCGGGTACATCATTAACCATCGATCAGATTAAACTAATAAAACGCTTTACTCCCAATGTTACCATACTATACGATGGTGATGCAGCAGGTATCAAGGCTTCCTTAAGAGGGATTGATCTGGTGCTAGAGGAGGGATTAAATGTAAAAGTTGCCTTGCTCCCCGAAGGCGAAGACCCTGATAGTTATGCTCGCACACACAGCGCATCGGAGGTTCTAGATTTTATTGCTAAAAACGAAACGGATTTTATTGCCTTTAAAACCCGTCTACTTCTTGATGATGCAAAATCAGACCCTATTAAACGTGCAGGTTTAATCAGTGATATTGTTAGATCAATTGCTGTTATCCCCGATAGCATTACCCGGTCAGTATATATCAAGGAGTGTAGCAATTTGCTTGATATTCAAGAAAATGTACTTTATGCCGAGGTTGGGTCGAACCGAAGGAAAAAGATGGAGCAGGTTTTGGGAAAAATACCTGCCGAATCAGAGATTAAAACCACACCCCTTCCAGGTTTTGTTTCCAATATTTTTTGTGAGGAACAGGAGAAAGAGATTGTTTACTTCCTGCTTCGGCACGGGAATGTTGTTTTCTGGAAACCCGAACCAACTGATGAGAATCAGGACATTCCATCGGTTTCGATTGGTCAATATATTATAAACGAAATCCTAAACGATGATCTTGATTTTAAAAACCTTGTATATCAGAAAATATTTAACGATTATCTCACACAACTTGAAGCAAACCCCGAGGTCGATATTCATTACTTTGTAAATCATCCCGATAGCCAAATAGGACAGGTTACCGCCGATTTTCTTTCAAACCCTTACAGTTTGAGTAAAATATGGGTAAATCATGAAGATTTTTCTGAAGATGATGAAACCTTCCTACATCATGCGATACCAAAATCTATACTCGTATTTAAACTTAAGGTGCTAAAAATTGCTGATAAGAAACTTCTGATGGAATTACCCAAACTAAACCCACAACAGGTTGAGGAGACTAACAATATACTGACAAAAATAAGAGAGCTTAAAATAATCATAAATCAGATTTCTAAAGAATTGGATAGGAATTTGCTTTAA
- a CDS encoding ATP-binding cassette domain-containing protein, translating to MSESILNALMQLFALIANTSQVTAKGKKIVDAFLRQHLSRRLASEYLDLFENYVDFFNRDISTYANQEESGKEALIEYVQRVCTQLRKGLPQADRITVFIKLLEYIIEDNKITPLEKDVVDTIATCFNIDEQETQNIEYFIFHNDCEEIDPSYLLIIESHPKIREDVLEGLWVEENMPEWLEDSHKLYNENIAGRLTFLYIPSTGSFVMRYYGKTELYHDGTTIIPGKAYIIEVGSIIKGPSITPIYFSDLTGWLFKSKNRQKIVFTAENLEYSFRNSTNGIKNFCFSEESGQLIGIMGGSGVGKSTLLNLLTGKLTPKSGSVLINGYDIHTDKRSVEGIIGYVPQDDLLFEDLTVYQNLYYNAKLCFSNFTEFKIRQTVKRVLDDLDLWEIRDLRVGSPLNKMISGGQRKRLNFGLELMREPSILFVDEPTSGLSSSDSVMVMNLLKQQANNGRLVIVNIHQPSSKVFKLFDKLWVLDKGGYPIYQGNPIDGIVYFKTMNTQANASESGCFQCGSINPDQILEIVEARIVDENGKHTNMRQKSPDEWNGLYNNNLQNNLKSKDHKDILPKNFFNIPNIEVQFKIFTTRNILSKISNKQYVLINLIEAPLLAFILAYFTKYIPGKEYILADNKNLPAYLFMSVVVALFIGLTVSAEEIISDRKILERESFLNLSRFSYLNAKVFYLFALSAIQMLMFVLIGNYVLEIKGMTLAYWLVLFSTSCLANMVGLNISSGLNSIVSIYISIPFILVPQLLLSGTIVQFDNLHPSLTQKVYVPIVGDIMASRWAFEALAVEQFQGNRFEKLFFDQELIMSESYFRTAFLIPRLQYKLEECNRLEDEGKKNDPKFISDLNIIFNEIQILQKSAQLPPFDNIQKLNSAGFNNQISEETNGYLRFIKGQFSELSSVAGQKKDFTYRKLVDSLSAEGVFKLKQKNYNKALADWVLNTNEVTKYLETDNRIIQKHEPVFMLPNHPWGRAHFYAPMKYFNGQYVKTLWFNLAIIWLFSLLLFISLQVDLLRRVISYFETLRLTRLLQKEIRR from the coding sequence ATGAGTGAATCCATTCTAAACGCGTTAATGCAGCTATTTGCCCTAATTGCCAACACCTCACAGGTTACAGCAAAAGGGAAAAAAATTGTTGATGCATTTTTACGCCAACACCTTTCTCGTCGTTTAGCTTCCGAATACCTTGATCTTTTCGAAAACTATGTCGATTTTTTTAATCGCGATATTTCAACCTATGCAAATCAGGAAGAATCTGGTAAAGAGGCTTTAATAGAATACGTTCAAAGGGTTTGTACCCAACTAAGAAAAGGATTACCACAAGCTGATAGAATTACTGTCTTTATTAAACTGCTGGAATACATTATCGAGGATAATAAAATTACCCCGCTCGAAAAAGATGTGGTAGATACCATTGCAACCTGCTTTAATATTGATGAACAAGAGACCCAGAATATTGAATACTTTATTTTTCATAACGATTGCGAAGAAATTGACCCCTCATATCTCCTAATAATTGAAAGCCACCCTAAGATTCGCGAGGATGTTCTTGAAGGGCTTTGGGTAGAGGAGAACATGCCCGAATGGCTTGAGGATTCACACAAATTATATAACGAGAATATTGCTGGTCGGTTAACATTCCTATATATTCCCTCAACAGGAAGTTTCGTAATGCGTTACTATGGAAAAACCGAACTTTATCATGATGGTACTACCATAATCCCAGGCAAAGCCTACATTATTGAGGTAGGCTCAATCATCAAAGGGCCTTCAATAACACCAATATATTTTAGCGATTTAACGGGTTGGCTCTTTAAATCAAAGAATCGACAGAAAATTGTATTTACAGCTGAAAATCTTGAATATTCTTTTAGGAATAGCACAAACGGTATTAAAAACTTCTGTTTTTCCGAAGAATCAGGCCAACTAATAGGTATTATGGGCGGTAGCGGTGTGGGTAAATCAACCCTACTCAACCTGTTAACCGGGAAGCTTACCCCAAAATCGGGTAGCGTATTAATTAATGGGTATGATATTCATACCGATAAAAGATCGGTTGAGGGTATTATCGGTTACGTACCACAGGATGATCTTTTGTTCGAAGATCTCACCGTTTACCAAAACCTTTACTATAATGCAAAACTCTGTTTTAGCAATTTTACTGAGTTTAAGATTAGGCAAACCGTAAAACGAGTACTAGATGATTTAGATCTATGGGAAATTAGGGATTTAAGGGTTGGATCTCCATTAAATAAAATGATTAGCGGAGGTCAACGCAAGCGCTTAAACTTTGGACTAGAACTGATGCGTGAACCCTCAATCCTGTTTGTTGACGAACCAACAAGCGGGCTCTCATCTAGCGATTCTGTAATGGTGATGAACCTTTTAAAGCAGCAGGCAAACAATGGTCGCTTGGTTATCGTTAACATTCATCAACCATCATCTAAAGTATTCAAGCTTTTCGATAAACTCTGGGTTCTTGACAAAGGAGGTTACCCAATTTACCAAGGTAATCCTATTGATGGCATTGTATACTTTAAAACCATGAACACTCAGGCTAATGCATCAGAGAGTGGGTGTTTTCAGTGTGGAAGTATAAATCCTGATCAAATCCTTGAAATAGTGGAGGCAAGGATTGTAGATGAAAACGGTAAGCACACTAATATGCGCCAAAAAAGCCCCGATGAATGGAATGGGCTATACAACAATAATCTCCAAAACAACCTTAAATCGAAGGATCATAAAGATATTTTACCCAAAAACTTTTTTAATATACCTAATATAGAAGTTCAGTTTAAAATCTTTACAACTCGAAATATCCTTTCAAAGATTAGTAATAAGCAGTACGTACTTATAAATTTAATTGAAGCCCCTTTACTCGCCTTCATTCTAGCGTATTTTACAAAATATATTCCTGGAAAGGAATACATTCTGGCCGATAATAAAAACCTGCCTGCTTACCTATTCATGAGCGTTGTGGTAGCACTTTTTATTGGACTTACCGTTAGCGCCGAAGAAATAATCAGCGATAGAAAAATATTAGAACGCGAGTCGTTCCTAAACTTAAGCCGCTTCAGCTACCTTAATGCTAAGGTTTTTTACCTATTTGCCCTATCCGCAATTCAGATGCTGATGTTTGTTTTAATCGGTAATTATGTTCTTGAGATTAAAGGGATGACTTTAGCTTACTGGCTTGTACTCTTTTCAACATCCTGTCTGGCTAACATGGTGGGCCTAAATATAAGTTCGGGGCTTAACTCAATTGTCTCAATTTACATCAGCATTCCATTCATTCTTGTTCCCCAACTGCTTCTGAGTGGCACTATTGTTCAATTCGATAATCTCCACCCATCGTTAACACAAAAGGTTTACGTACCAATAGTTGGAGATATTATGGCCTCTCGGTGGGCTTTTGAGGCTCTTGCCGTTGAACAATTTCAGGGTAATCGATTTGAAAAACTTTTTTTCGACCAAGAATTGATCATGAGCGAATCCTATTTTCGCACAGCATTTCTTATTCCAAGGCTTCAATACAAACTTGAGGAGTGCAATCGACTCGAAGATGAGGGTAAAAAGAATGATCCCAAATTTATCAGCGACCTAAATATTATATTCAACGAAATACAAATCCTTCAAAAATCGGCACAATTACCTCCTTTTGATAATATACAAAAGCTAAACAGCGCTGGTTTTAACAATCAAATCTCCGAAGAAACCAATGGGTATTTAAGATTTATTAAGGGTCAATTTTCAGAACTTAGCTCCGTAGCCGGACAGAAAAAAGATTTTACCTATAGAAAATTAGTAGATAGTTTATCCGCTGAAGGTGTATTTAAACTTAAGCAAAAGAATTATAATAAGGCTCTTGCCGATTGGGTTTTAAATACAAACGAAGTAACAAAATACCTTGAAACCGACAACCGAATAATTCAAAAGCACGAACCAGTATTTATGCTTCCGAATCATCCATGGGGAAGAGCACATTTTTATGCTCCAATGAAGTATTTCAATGGACAATATGTGAAAACTCTTTGGTTCAACCTTGCAATAATATGGCTTTTTTCATTACTCCTATTCATTTCCCTTCAGGTTGATTTATTACGAAGAGTAATTTCCTATTTTGAGACCCTCCGTTTAACCCGATTGCTACAAAAAGAAATAAGAAGATAA
- a CDS encoding helix-turn-helix domain-containing protein, whose translation MSENERLKEIRKSLELTQREFSDALDIKQGSYSDVERGKAGISAVLLKNLIRRFRINPLWLCEGEGAMFIDKPDEISKFSPNRISRNSGIPLQKSVDKNYLIELQEQVEQLELQQDNLENLKSIIEFLKKGE comes from the coding sequence ATGTCGGAGAATGAAAGATTAAAGGAAATTCGCAAATCGCTTGAACTTACACAGCGAGAATTTTCTGATGCTCTTGATATTAAGCAGGGTTCTTATTCTGATGTTGAAAGGGGTAAGGCTGGTATCTCGGCAGTGCTTCTTAAAAACCTTATCCGGAGATTTCGGATAAATCCCCTTTGGTTATGCGAAGGAGAGGGAGCAATGTTTATTGATAAGCCGGATGAAATATCAAAATTCTCTCCTAATCGTATTTCCAGAAATAGTGGGATACCACTTCAAAAGAGCGTAGATAAAAATTATTTAATCGAGTTACAGGAACAAGTAGAACAACTTGAACTTCAACAGGATAATCTCGAGAATCTAAAATCAATAATTGAATTCCTTAAGAAAGGGGAATAA
- a CDS encoding PAS domain-containing protein, giving the protein MNPGKKKVEKVKRFSNLIKENTKLLDLLLKSILDGSEQLLVVIADNMVVFANRRAIIRFGFTSKELSTKTIDELFTTNQQAPFRNFLAIAVTMRKPSSEQLLVKIGSKSGSDTWYVPRIKRCIWKGKSSLLMMLADIDKAEEKTDFLPKGEDARLQLALKGTEQGVWEFNFRSNETYISEDSFTLLGYKPNEFKATYEKWLSLIHPDYASSFENLESNIKKGNQSNFQQEYLALSKKGVYVWLWCIGRVVEWDKMGVPVRMVGVNMNIDEKKRIEVEKNENRKTLEGLISNTHDGLIIIDQNGIIKEWNPAQEKITLIKRSQAIGYYLWDVQGQITLGTHGLNSYLKTFKDVFDKISHTGINPLEGKTLETQLTLYNGERKIIQNTIFSISTSAGKKIAITVKDITESQTSRIKLEKSDERLKLALNAGRVGIWDVDVETGEKYYSPMAFQLLGYRPWEIEPNGDVLIGMIHPDDKEATVSKVEKFQKSGDTLDLVFRIQKKDGNHIWIHSKNKAIRNTVGKILRLTGTITDITFQKNVEMEHILHREELLRNLALNELLSEISYTLNTNEYFKIKINEVLTKLGFFTNASRIYILENSPDQKTTSNTFEWCNEDIEPQIENLQKIPLDMILEWIEGKEVYFSNDLLRDMPSDLSEMMISQGSKSCLMFPIQVEYNLIGFLGFDEYNEPKEWDKMEVELLKTIANLISFSYERERAHVQLVRNEHRFHELTDMLPHIIFEITLTGRIEFLNQTGCNFFKVNKDDVSKGIMIQTLFPETEIFLMSVLRNRLVNKQCMDPVRLDVNPLNRNRKILHIWATPKCHDSRLVGFSGIALLDGEGV; this is encoded by the coding sequence ATGAACCCTGGCAAGAAAAAAGTGGAAAAAGTAAAGCGTTTTTCTAATCTAATTAAGGAAAACACAAAACTACTTGACCTATTGCTAAAGTCCATCCTAGATGGTAGCGAACAACTTTTGGTTGTAATTGCTGATAATATGGTTGTTTTCGCGAACCGAAGAGCAATTATACGTTTTGGTTTTACTTCAAAAGAACTGTCCACTAAAACAATAGATGAACTATTTACGACCAACCAGCAAGCCCCTTTTCGCAATTTTTTGGCAATAGCCGTAACCATGCGAAAACCCTCTTCGGAGCAGCTATTGGTGAAAATTGGATCAAAAAGTGGATCCGATACTTGGTATGTTCCCCGCATAAAAAGGTGCATTTGGAAGGGAAAGTCCTCATTGCTGATGATGCTTGCTGATATTGACAAAGCCGAAGAAAAAACAGATTTTTTGCCTAAAGGCGAAGATGCTCGACTTCAATTAGCGTTAAAAGGTACAGAACAGGGTGTATGGGAGTTTAATTTTCGATCAAATGAAACTTACATAAGCGAGGATTCATTCACTCTTTTAGGTTACAAGCCCAATGAGTTTAAAGCCACCTATGAAAAATGGTTATCCTTAATCCATCCTGATTATGCCTCATCATTTGAAAATTTGGAGAGTAATATAAAGAAAGGCAATCAGAGTAACTTCCAACAAGAGTACCTTGCCTTATCCAAAAAAGGAGTCTATGTTTGGCTTTGGTGTATTGGTCGCGTGGTTGAATGGGATAAAATGGGAGTTCCCGTTCGTATGGTTGGAGTAAATATGAATATTGATGAAAAAAAGAGGATTGAGGTTGAAAAGAACGAGAATCGAAAAACCCTAGAAGGATTAATTTCTAATACTCACGATGGCTTAATTATTATTGATCAGAATGGAATAATAAAAGAATGGAATCCTGCTCAAGAAAAAATAACCTTAATTAAGCGTAGTCAGGCAATTGGTTACTACCTATGGGATGTACAAGGCCAAATTACTTTGGGTACTCATGGCTTGAATTCATATCTCAAGACTTTTAAGGATGTTTTCGACAAAATTTCGCATACCGGAATCAATCCTTTGGAGGGAAAAACACTCGAAACCCAACTCACCCTATATAATGGTGAAAGAAAAATTATTCAAAATACTATCTTTTCAATATCAACAAGTGCTGGGAAAAAAATAGCAATAACAGTAAAGGATATCACAGAAAGCCAAACATCTCGAATTAAATTAGAGAAAAGTGATGAACGTTTAAAATTAGCACTGAATGCAGGCAGGGTTGGTATTTGGGATGTTGATGTTGAAACTGGTGAAAAATACTACTCCCCAATGGCCTTTCAGCTACTTGGCTATCGTCCTTGGGAAATTGAACCGAATGGAGATGTGTTGATTGGTATGATTCACCCAGATGATAAGGAAGCCACCGTATCTAAAGTTGAGAAATTTCAAAAATCTGGAGATACCCTTGATCTTGTTTTTAGAATTCAAAAAAAAGATGGTAACCATATCTGGATTCATTCAAAAAATAAAGCCATACGAAATACTGTGGGAAAAATATTAAGGCTCACTGGGACAATTACCGATATTACTTTCCAAAAAAATGTGGAAATGGAGCATATCCTTCACCGCGAAGAACTTTTAAGAAACCTAGCTCTCAACGAACTTCTCTCTGAAATATCCTACACACTAAATACAAACGAATACTTCAAAATAAAAATCAACGAAGTATTAACAAAACTAGGGTTTTTCACAAATGCTAGTCGTATTTATATTCTAGAAAATAGCCCTGATCAAAAAACTACATCTAATACCTTTGAGTGGTGTAACGAAGACATTGAACCTCAAATAGAAAACCTCCAAAAGATACCGCTTGATATGATCCTTGAGTGGATTGAAGGAAAAGAGGTTTACTTCTCAAATGATTTGCTTCGGGACATGCCCTCGGATCTTTCAGAAATGATGATCTCACAAGGTAGTAAGTCATGTTTAATGTTCCCTATTCAGGTGGAGTATAATCTCATTGGATTCCTTGGCTTTGATGAGTATAACGAACCAAAGGAATGGGACAAAATGGAAGTAGAACTTCTAAAAACTATAGCGAATCTAATATCATTCTCATATGAAAGAGAGAGGGCTCATGTACAATTGGTTAGAAACGAGCATCGTTTTCATGAACTTACCGATATGCTCCCTCATATTATATTCGAAATAACATTAACTGGTCGGATAGAATTCCTAAATCAAACGGGTTGTAACTTCTTTAAAGTCAACAAAGATGATGTTTCTAAAGGAATAATGATTCAAACACTTTTCCCCGAAACTGAAATATTCTTAATGAGCGTTCTGCGAAACCGCTTGGTTAATAAGCAATGTATGGATCCTGTTCGCTTAGATGTAAATCCATTAAACAGAAATAGGAAAATACTTCATATTTGGGCTACCCCAAAATGTCATGATTCCAGATTGGTCGGATTTTCAGGGATAGCCCTGCTGGATGGTGAGGGAGTCTAA
- a CDS encoding ABC transporter ATP-binding protein, with amino-acid sequence MKVIELKNVEKTYNDSEVKVHAVRGVDLTFEEGEFTAIVGPSGSGKTTLLNMLGGLDKPTSGEIMIGGIRISDLKGSKLIDFRLHNIGFVFQSYNLIPVLTAKENVEFIMQMQGVPNKQRYQRAKELLESVGLGDRLNSRPSKLSGGQQQRVAVARALASKPKFILADEPTANLDTQSTENLLDIMEKLNHEAGMTFIFSTHDQRVVNKAHRVITLEDGAVKSDIKGDPHK; translated from the coding sequence ATGAAAGTAATAGAACTAAAAAACGTCGAAAAGACATATAACGACTCCGAGGTAAAGGTTCATGCTGTTAGAGGCGTTGATCTTACCTTCGAGGAAGGCGAATTTACGGCGATTGTTGGTCCGTCAGGATCGGGGAAAACAACCTTGCTAAACATGCTAGGAGGTTTAGATAAACCTACATCGGGGGAGATAATGATTGGAGGAATACGTATCAGCGATCTCAAAGGATCAAAACTGATTGATTTTAGACTCCATAATATTGGTTTTGTATTCCAATCATACAACCTAATACCCGTACTAACTGCAAAAGAAAACGTTGAGTTTATAATGCAGATGCAAGGAGTACCAAATAAGCAGAGATATCAACGGGCAAAAGAACTTCTTGAATCGGTAGGATTGGGCGACCGTCTCAACAGTAGACCCTCTAAACTATCTGGAGGACAGCAGCAGAGGGTTGCAGTGGCAAGAGCCTTAGCCTCAAAGCCAAAATTCATCCTTGCTGATGAACCAACTGCTAACCTTGATACTCAATCCACTGAAAATTTACTGGACATCATGGAGAAGCTTAACCATGAAGCAGGGATGACCTTTATATTCTCAACTCATGACCAGCGGGTCGTAAACAAAGCACATCGAGTGATAACGCTAGAGGATGGTGCTGTAAAAAGCGATATTAAGGGAGATCCTCATAAGTAA
- a CDS encoding ABC transporter permease, protein MILSIGWKNVWRNKTRSLVVIIALVLGIFGGVMTTGIMNGWIAQRVHDCIYIEVSHTQIHNPQFMLNEDIQYTVLNYDKVLHTLDTAKGVIAYSPRVKLFAMVQSDWAASGLVIRGIDPEKEKKVSEVYKRLIEGEYLGGNYKIPSIIIGSKAAESLKLLNYQVTAQKLDSIDKSLYPKTIIEKLKGIGDKRFRKDKDFKVALKETLEQKDFDKYADRLTKYFSFYRMNTSIRLTVQAKNGTIQNPVFKVRGIYKTSNLMYDGMNAFVDRKALNQFTGLSDSEVQEIAIISNDNETGIIAGEKLAKDFPENSVFTWRKLSPEIAMYTDFMWFIGYIYVGIFLFALAFGIINTMLMSVLERFKELGMLMAIGMNRVKIFAMIMLESVFLSLTGGVIGLLISGVATNMLSKSGINFSFWSEGLESIGFSSTIYPNVTFDNYLIVTLLVIITGMVASIWPARRALKLNPADALRNE, encoded by the coding sequence ATGATATTGTCTATTGGTTGGAAAAATGTATGGAGGAATAAAACCAGAAGTCTGGTTGTTATCATCGCGCTGGTGCTCGGGATCTTTGGAGGAGTAATGACCACGGGAATCATGAATGGTTGGATTGCCCAACGTGTTCACGATTGCATATACATCGAGGTTTCCCATACCCAGATACATAACCCACAATTCATGCTAAATGAAGACATACAATATACCGTCCTTAACTACGATAAGGTATTACACACTCTTGATACGGCGAAAGGTGTTATTGCCTATTCTCCAAGGGTTAAACTATTCGCAATGGTGCAAAGCGATTGGGCTGCATCAGGATTGGTAATCAGAGGGATTGATCCTGAGAAAGAAAAAAAGGTTTCTGAGGTTTATAAGAGATTGATTGAAGGCGAATATCTAGGTGGAAACTATAAAATACCATCGATTATAATTGGAAGTAAAGCGGCTGAATCATTAAAACTGCTGAACTATCAGGTAACAGCTCAAAAATTAGATTCTATTGATAAATCTTTGTACCCCAAAACAATTATTGAAAAACTAAAAGGCATTGGAGATAAACGATTCCGTAAAGATAAAGATTTTAAAGTTGCATTGAAGGAAACGCTCGAACAGAAGGATTTTGACAAGTATGCCGATAGATTGACGAAATACTTCTCGTTTTACAGGATGAATACCAGCATAAGGCTTACCGTGCAAGCAAAAAATGGAACCATTCAGAACCCCGTCTTTAAGGTTAGGGGCATTTACAAAACCAGCAACTTGATGTATGATGGGATGAATGCATTCGTTGATAGAAAAGCCCTAAACCAGTTCACCGGTCTAAGCGATAGCGAGGTACAAGAGATTGCAATTATTAGCAACGATAACGAAACGGGCATAATTGCAGGAGAGAAACTTGCTAAGGATTTTCCCGAAAACAGCGTATTCACATGGCGAAAACTTTCCCCTGAAATTGCTATGTACACTGATTTTATGTGGTTTATAGGTTATATATATGTTGGAATATTCCTATTCGCATTAGCTTTTGGTATTATCAACACCATGCTGATGTCGGTTTTGGAACGCTTTAAGGAGTTGGGAATGCTCATGGCAATTGGTATGAACAGGGTTAAAATCTTCGCCATGATAATGCTCGAATCGGTATTCCTTTCGCTCACAGGAGGGGTAATTGGCTTACTAATTAGCGGAGTTGCAACAAACATGCTCAGCAAATCGGGAATAAATTTTAGTTTTTGGTCTGAAGGATTAGAATCAATTGGATTTTCATCAACGATATACCCAAATGTAACTTTTGACAACTATCTTATCGTAACGCTACTTGTAATCATAACAGGAATGGTTGCTTCGATTTGGCCTGCCCGAAGGGCTTTGAAATTGAATCCGGCAGACGCACTACGAAATGAATAA